In a genomic window of Siniperca chuatsi isolate FFG_IHB_CAS linkage group LG1, ASM2008510v1, whole genome shotgun sequence:
- the jph3a gene encoding junctophilin-3 → MSTGGRFDFDDGGSYCGGWEQGKAHGRGVCTGPQGQGEYAGAWSHGFEVLGVYTWPSGNSYQGTWAQGKRHGIGVESKGRWEYRGEWTQGFKGRYGQLESTASGARYEGTWSNGLQDGYGTETYSDGGTFQGQWLGGMRHGYGVRQSVPYGMAAVILFPLRTSINSLRSEHSHGPPAVLEDGTATTPTDGVVAGLAGSPVGRGGFALTAPSEAERQRKRKGRFRQSILSGLKLRRSESKSSLASQLSKQSSFCSEAGMSTVSSAASDIHSNASESEQGAPVDATVTEMYAGEWRSDQRAGWGVSRRSDGLHYEGEWVGNKRHGYGCTTFPDGTKEEGKYKQNVLVSGKRKNLIPLRASKIREKVDRAVEAAEKAADIAKQKAEIAMSRMSHARGKAEAAEGVAQKATEECRLARIAAKELSPSFHIYGNGLECQRPKHQDAKDKDHEVISTGTDSPELCTPDTTPPVITPDLSPVLSVPTSPPHSPPKHAHRPRNACFMRQSAVDDQSGAEIQVLVEGRGMDLPRGGANNWTDDMYPDRGGSSRSTTPSLLEEQEGQINGHEQAPLSNHKPREKSLSNHKSREHASSYRAWEHSLSNQKPSKQASSNHKSREYSSSNHKTWDHSSTNHKACEHASSNYKPQVHILSNHKALEHNMSNHKTSEHASSNHKSQDYISSNHNAKDHVSSSYNPREHVYSNHHPKQHNPSNHKLHEHAVIDQRLDGLTGGWTAESTLRWSPAHSRLTEQDEERMNDYTVDMRLQCPDSQTSRGLGQDSPAPQNNRLRSRGLRPVREGSMDSVQMLDNLNVGAELEEWPLHRDLTLSPPLKSQPITLEQEGEHLTLKSNSGSSSILVVMVILLNIGVAILFIHFFI, encoded by the exons ATGTCCACTGGAGGCAGGTTTGACTTTGATGACGGGGGGTCGTACTGCGGGGGGTGGGAGCAGGGTAAGGCCCATGGTCGAGGGGTCTGCACGGGGCCCCAGGGTCAGGGCGAGTATGCGGGTGCCTGGAGCCACGGCTTCGAGGTTCTGGGCGTGTACACTTGGCCCAGCGGGAACAGCTACCAGGGCACCTGGGCGCAGGGCAAGCGGCATGGCATCGGAGTGGAGAGCAAGGGCCGCTGGGAGTATAGAGGGGAGTGGACACAGGGGTTCAAAGGTCGCTATGGGCAGCTGGAGAGCACGGCCAGCGGGGCCCGGTACGAGGGGACGTGGAGCAACGGGCTGCAGGATGGATACGGCACTGAAACCTACTCTGATGGAG gaACCTTCCAAGGCCAGTGGCTGGGTGGGATGCGTCATGGCTATGGCGTGCGGCAGAGTGTACCGTACGGCATGGCGGCCGTCATCCTCTTCCCTCTGCGAACATCCATAAACTCCCTTCGCTCCGAGCATAGCCACGGCCCTCCGGCTGTGCTGGAGGATGGCACCGCCACCACGCCCACGGACGGGGTGGTGGCCGGGCTGGCCGGGAGCCCAGTGGGACGAGGTGGGTTCGCTTTGACAGCTCCAAGTGAAGCTGAACgtcagaggaagagaaaaggccGCTTCCGCCAGTCCATCCTGAGCGGCCTGAAGCTGCGCCGCTCTGAGTCCAAAAGCTCCCTGGCCAGTCAGCTCAGCAAGCAGAGCTCCTTCTGCAGCGAGGCTGGCATGAGCACCGTCAGCTCTGCTGCATCTGACATCCACTCCAACGCCAGTGAGAGTGAACAGGGCGCCCCTGTGGACGCCACTGTCACAGAAATGTATGCTGGCGAGTGGCGGAGCGACCAGAGGGCTGGCTGGGGTGTGAGCCGGCGCTCGGACGGCCTGCATTATGAAGGTGAATGGGTGGGGAACAAGAGACACGGATATGGATGCACCACCTTCCCTGATGGCACCAAGGAGGAAGGAAAGTACAAGCAGAATGTGTTGGTGAGCGGCAAACGCAAGAACCTGATCCCACTGAGGGCCAGTAAAATCAGAGAGAAGGTGGACCGGGCTGTTGAAGCTGCTGAGAAGGCCGCAGACATCGCCAAGCAGAAAGCAGAGATTGCCATGTCAAG GATGAGCCACGCTCGTGGGAAGGCGGAGGCAGCTGAAGGAGTGGCGCAGAAGGCCACGGAGGAGTGTCGACTGGCCCGGATAGCTGCCAAAGagctctctccctccttccacaTCTATGGGAACG GGCTCGAATGTCAGAGGCCCAAGCACCAGGACGCCAAGGACAAAGACCATGAGGTGATCTCCACAGGAACAGACAGTCCGGAGCTGTGCACTCCGGACACCACGCCGCCTGTAATAACACCTGATCTCAGCCCCGTGCTGAGCGTACCCACCTCGCCCCCCCACAGCCCGCCCAAGCACGCCCATCGTCCCAGAAATGCTTGTTTCATGCGCCAGAGCGCCGTGGACGATCAGAGCGGGGCCGAGATCCAGGTGCTGGTGGAGGGACGGGGGATGGATCTGCCGAGGGGAGGGGCTAACAATTGGACTGATGACATGTATCCGGACCGAGGAGGCAGCAGCCGCTCCACCACACCCTCCCTTCTGGAAGAGCAGGAGGGCCAAATTAACGGCCACGAGCAAGCCCCTTTGTCCAACCACAAACCACGGGAGAAATCCTTGTCCAATCACAAGTCCCGGGAGCACGCTTCCTCCTACAGAGCATGGGAGCACTCCCTGTCAAACCAAAAGCCCTCCAAGCAAGCCTCTTCCAATCACAAGTCAAGGGAGTATTCGTCCTCCAATCACAAAACATGGGATCATTCTTCCACCAATCACAAGGCCTGCGAGCATGCCTCTTCCAACTACAAGCCGCAGGTGCACATTTTATCCAATCACAAGGCCTTGGAACATAACATGTCCAATCACAAGACTTCTGAGCATGCTTCTTCCAATCACAAGTCCCAAGATTATATCTCCTCAAATCACAATGCAAAGGACCACGTCTCATCTAGTTACAACCCTCGAGAGCATGTCTACTCCAACCACCATCCAAAGCAGCACAACCCCTCCAACCACAAGCTTCACGAGCATGCTGTAATCGACCAAAGGCTAGATGGCCTCACCGGGGGCTGGACTGCTGAAAGCACCCTTAGGTGGAGCCCTGCCCATTCACGCCTCACAGAGCAGGACGAGGAGAGGATGAATGACTATACGGTTGATATGAGGCTTCAGTGTCCGGACTCGCAGACGTCTCGGGGGCTGGGTCAGGACTCTCCGGCCCCCCAAAACAACAGGCTGCGATCCCGAGGCCTTCGGCCGGTCAGAGAGGGATCCATGGACTCTGTACAGATGCTGGACAACCTGAATGTGggggcagagctggaggagtGGCCGCTGCACAGGGACCTCACCCTCTCCCCACCCCTAAAGTCTCAGCCCATCACTCTGGAGCAGGAAGGAGAGCATCTCACCCTCAAATCAAACTCA GGCTCCAGCTCTATTCTGGTGGTTATGGTCATTTTACTCAATATTGGAGTAGCCATTCTTTTCATTCACTTCTTTATTTAA